Below is a genomic region from Thermodesulfobacteriota bacterium.
GCATAGAGGTTATTCTGGACGTTGTCTACAATCACACTGCAGAAGGTAATCACTTGGGTCCAACCCTCTGTTTTCGGGGTATTGACAATGCCGCTTATTACCGCCTGCTGGCTGACAACAAGAGATACCATGTTGACTACACAGGTACCGGAAATACGCTGGATATGACTCATCCGCGTGTATTGCAGCTAATCATGGATAGTCTTAGGTATTGGATACAGGAAATGCATGTAGATGGTTTCCGTTTTGATCTGGCATCGGCGCTGGCAAGGGAACTTCATGAGGTGGACCGTCTCGGGGCATTTTTCGACATAATACATCAGGATCCTGTAATTTCCCAGGTGAAACTGATTGCCGAGCCATGGGACCTTGGCGAGGGCGGTTACCAGGTAGGCAATTTTCCGGTTCTATGGGCTGAGTGGAACGGGAAATACAGGGATACCGTTCGGAGGTTTTGGAGGGGTGACAGTGCCCAGGTAAGCCGCCTGGCATACCGTCTGACAGGTAGCAGCGATCTGTACGAACATGGGGGCCGCCTCCCTTATGCCAGTATCAACTTTGTAACTGCACATGACGGTTTCACCCTGCGCGACCTCGTAAGCTATAACGAAAAGCATAATGAGGCGAATGGGGAAGCTAACCACGATGGAACCGATGATAACTTGAGCTGGAACTGTGGGGCTGAAGGTCCAACCAATGACCCTTTCATACTGTCAATCAGAGCCCGCCAGCAACGTAATTTTCTCGCCACCTTAATTTTCTCACAGGGAGTACAAATGCTTTTAGCAGGGGACGAAATTGGACGCACTCAGCAAGGTAACAACAACGCCTACTGCCAGGATAACGACATTTCATGGGTTGATTGGAACCTAGACCAGTCGAAGCTGGAGCTGTTGAGCTTTACAAAAAAGCTGATAAGGATTATTCATCATCATCCAGCTCTCCATAGGCGTCACTTTTTCCAGGGAAGAAAGATCTTGGGTTCTGAGGTAAAGGATCTAACCTGGTTTCGACCGGATGGAAAGGAAATGACTGAAGAGGACTGGAACAACCCCAATACGCGGTGCATAGGTCTGCGTCTGGCAGGCGATGCTATTGAAGAGATTGATGCGCGTGGCAACAGAATAGTGGATGACACACTTCTAATTCTTCTAAATGCCCACCACGAGCCTGTTCCATTCGTATTACCAGCTCATAGGCCAAAAATGCGTTGGGAGCTTTTACTCGATACAAGGGAGGCTACGGGTAGAGGACCTAACCGACTAGTGGGGGGAGGGGTGACATACGATCTTGAGGGAAGATCTCTAGCCCTTTTTAGACTGAGAAGCCGCGAGGGTCCGATGACGCGTAACGAGGACGATTTGCCGGTGTAAGCTGGTGAACCGTATATGGTAACCTTTATGGTATGTATATACCTACTTCTACATACAGGATTCAGTTCAGGCCTTCATTTGGATTCGAAGAAGCCCGTGAGATAGTGGAATATCTTTCAAAGCTTGGAATTTCCGCTTTGTATGCATCCCCAATATTTAAGGCAACAAAAGGGAGTACACACGGCTATGATGTTGTTGATCCAAATGAGTTAAATCAGGAATTAGGCTCGGCTCAGGATTTTCAAGATCTAATAAC
It encodes:
- the glgX gene encoding glycogen debranching protein GlgX; translated protein: MQRNKLINGSMNMWPGQPYPLGATWDGAGVNFSLFSENATAVELCLFDSPEGGKEIARIPIKDQTDQIWHLYLPEARPGQLYGYRVYGPYEPKGGHRFNPSKLLLDPYAKAIAGTVQWSDALFGYAVGHTDADLSFDERDSSLGIPKCVVVDPAFSWGDDSPPRIPWHKTIIYELHVKGYTALHPDVPAELRGTYAGLTCPALLKYLTDLGITAVELMPVHQFVADKRLVDRGLTNYWGYNSIGFFASDPRYSSSGVMGQQVSEFKTLVKTLHREGIEVILDVVYNHTAEGNHLGPTLCFRGIDNAAYYRLLADNKRYHVDYTGTGNTLDMTHPRVLQLIMDSLRYWIQEMHVDGFRFDLASALARELHEVDRLGAFFDIIHQDPVISQVKLIAEPWDLGEGGYQVGNFPVLWAEWNGKYRDTVRRFWRGDSAQVSRLAYRLTGSSDLYEHGGRLPYASINFVTAHDGFTLRDLVSYNEKHNEANGEANHDGTDDNLSWNCGAEGPTNDPFILSIRARQQRNFLATLIFSQGVQMLLAGDEIGRTQQGNNNAYCQDNDISWVDWNLDQSKLELLSFTKKLIRIIHHHPALHRRHFFQGRKILGSEVKDLTWFRPDGKEMTEEDWNNPNTRCIGLRLAGDAIEEIDARGNRIVDDTLLILLNAHHEPVPFVLPAHRPKMRWELLLDTREATGRGPNRLVGGGVTYDLEGRSLALFRLRSREGPMTRNEDDLPV